CACGCCGCCCGGATAATCGACCAGGATGCTCGCCTGATCTTCGGTGCTGACAGGAAACGCCTCGGTCTGCCCGCTGCCCTGCGTGAAGGTCTGCACCGCCTGCGTGGGCCTGCGCCGTTCGGGGTGCAGCGTGCTGAAGCGGGCGAGCAGCCGCTGCGGAGACGCTCCGGTCACGAACCGCGCCAGATCGGACAGGTGCGAGCCGATGTCGGCCACCGCCCGCGTTTCTGCCGGATTCGCGCCGACGCGCCAGTTGAAATCGGTGGGAAACAGCAGCCAGTCTTGCAGGTAATGGCCGTGCAGATACCGCACTTCCCCGATCTCGCCGCTGGCGATCAGGTCGCGCATCTGCTGCACGGCAGCGTAGCCCCGGTACGAGAAATTGACGCCGTGCAGCCTGCTGCCCGCTTCGGCGGCCTCAAGCTGGGCGCGGCACTCGGCGGCGCTGATGCCCAGCGGTTTTTCCGACAGCACGTGCTTTCCGGCAGCCAGCGCCAGCAGGTTCTGCGGAGCATGCACCGCGTTGGGGCCGCACTGATGCACCACCGTCACAGCGGGGTCGGCCAGCAGTTCTTCCAGAGTGGCATACGCCCGCAACCCCAGCCGCGCCGCCGCCTGCCGGGTACTCTCGGGGCTGCTGCCCAGCACACCCGCAGTGGGAATGCCCAGCCGCCGCAGCGCCTCGATATGTGCCCCACCGATAAAGCCCAGCCCGATAATGGCCGCGCCCTGATCCGCCCACAGAGAAGCGCTCACGCGCCGCCCTGCCGCTCGGAAGAAAACGCGGCGTCGAAGGCCTGCGCCGCCGGGGGAAACATCAGCTTTCGCACGAAGGCGGCGGATTCGCTGGCTCCATGCACCCTGTCCATGCGGGCGTCTTCCCATTCCACGCTCAAAGGCCCGCTGTAGCCCACGTCGCGCAGTGCCACGAACACGCGCTCGAAGTCGATGTTGCCGCGCCCCACCGAGCGAAAATCCCAGTATCTACGGGCGTCGCCAAAGCTGGTATGCCCGCCGAACACGCCCACGTCACCGTTCCCCCGGTTCCACCACACGTCCTTGACGTGAACGTGAAAGATGCGCTCCGCGAAATCGTGGATAAATTTGAGGTAATCGGCTCCCTGATACGCCAGGTGGCTGGGATCGTAGTTGAAGCCGAAATTCGGGTGCTGATCCAGCGCGTCCAGCGCTCGCCGCGCCGTCGCCAGGTCGAAGGCGATCTCGGTCGGATGGACTTCCAGCGCAAAGCGCACGCCCTCTTCGCGGAAGACCTCCAGAATGGGCGTCCAGCGCCGCGCAAAATCGGCGTATCCGGCGTCCCAGTACGCCTGCGAGGTCGGCGGGAAGGCGTACAGGCTGTGCCAGATCGAGGAACCGGTAAAGCCGTTGACCACCTTCACCCCCAGCTTGCGGGCGGCGCGGGCGGTGTCCATCAGTTCCTGGGCGGCCCGCGTCCTCACGCCTTCCGGGTCGCCGTCTCCCCAGACGTGCGCCGGAACGATTTCGCGGTGGCGCTCGTCGATGGGGTCGCAGACCGCCTGC
Above is a window of Deinococcus ruber DNA encoding:
- a CDS encoding Gfo/Idh/MocA family protein gives rise to the protein MSASLWADQGAAIIGLGFIGGAHIEALRRLGIPTAGVLGSSPESTRQAAARLGLRAYATLEELLADPAVTVVHQCGPNAVHAPQNLLALAAGKHVLSEKPLGISAAECRAQLEAAEAGSRLHGVNFSYRGYAAVQQMRDLIASGEIGEVRYLHGHYLQDWLLFPTDFNWRVGANPAETRAVADIGSHLSDLARFVTGASPQRLLARFSTLHPERRRPTQAVQTFTQGSGQTEAFPVSTEDQASILVDYPGGVHANFEVSQVAAGHKNDLQLEVQGTLGAVRWRQEQPEELEIGTRSHRRTVQLKDASHPFSHYPPGHPEGLPDAITNVVRGFYQTLGGTPTPYPTFRDGLAAALLTEAAYRSSAQQTWVDVPEI
- a CDS encoding sugar phosphate isomerase/epimerase family protein, which gives rise to MHATPNLPDQPLTLFTGQWADLPLSELAPLAASMGYDGLELACWGDHFEVQRALNEDGYVQSRLDLLAAHGLKVHAISNHLVGQAVCDPIDERHREIVPAHVWGDGDPEGVRTRAAQELMDTARAARKLGVKVVNGFTGSSIWHSLYAFPPTSQAYWDAGYADFARRWTPILEVFREEGVRFALEVHPTEIAFDLATARRALDALDQHPNFGFNYDPSHLAYQGADYLKFIHDFAERIFHVHVKDVWWNRGNGDVGVFGGHTSFGDARRYWDFRSVGRGNIDFERVFVALRDVGYSGPLSVEWEDARMDRVHGASESAAFVRKLMFPPAAQAFDAAFSSERQGGA